A region of Trueperaceae bacterium DNA encodes the following proteins:
- the raiA gene encoding ribosome-associated translation inhibitor RaiA, producing MNIYKLVGRNLEVTDAMRTYAEEKLAKLDRVSDQIVDASVVMSFDTKEDAANPATVEVQVNLPNGIIRAEERAQDTYAAIDLVVDKLDRQLKRFKGRLLARRQEAAPPPPDAGPAGAGDEEAEGEEPDESPRIVRVKRHVLRPMAPEDAALQMEALGHTFFVFHNVDTDLISVIYRRRDGDYGLIEPAQG from the coding sequence ATGAACATCTACAAGCTTGTCGGCCGCAACCTCGAGGTCACCGACGCCATGCGCACCTACGCCGAGGAGAAGCTGGCCAAGCTCGACCGGGTCTCCGACCAGATCGTCGACGCCAGCGTCGTCATGTCCTTCGACACCAAGGAGGACGCGGCCAACCCGGCGACGGTCGAGGTGCAGGTGAACCTGCCCAACGGCATCATCCGCGCCGAGGAGCGCGCGCAGGACACCTACGCCGCCATCGACCTCGTCGTCGACAAGCTCGACAGGCAGCTCAAGCGCTTCAAGGGCAGGCTGCTCGCCAGGCGCCAGGAGGCCGCCCCGCCGCCGCCGGACGCCGGGCCCGCCGGCGCGGGCGACGAGGAGGCGGAGGGCGAGGAGCCGGACGAGAGCCCCCGCATCGTCAGGGTCAAGAGGCACGTCTTGCGGCCGATGGCGCCGGAGGACGCGGCCCTGCAGATGGAGGCGCTGGGGCACACGTTCTTCGTCTTCCACAACGTCGACACCGACCTGATCAGCGTCATCTACCGCCGCCGCGACGGCGACTACGGCCTCATCGAGCCCGCGCAGGGCTGA
- a CDS encoding diacylglycerol kinase family protein, which translates to MHHVVFNPVAGRGAARAALGDLLRLLDAAGLEHALHVTSGPGHATALAADAPPGATVVAAGGDGTVHEVVTGLLCAEGARRVRSRALGVVPLGSGDDFAHALGLARGDVAASVARLAAGERRRVDLAFVNGAPFVNAFGTGLDAHVAHRLSSAPAFLKGPAAYLYAVLSSLGGARPAEAEVRVDGRVVFAGRSLLVAAQNGPRTGGSFRFAPVASVDDGLLDVVVAGDLSTGGTLALLPRVMRGTHLSHPRVALHRGRSLSVEWSVPRYGHADGESAGQGRSYVVELEPGGLTVVA; encoded by the coding sequence GTGCACCACGTGGTGTTCAACCCCGTGGCGGGGCGCGGCGCCGCCCGCGCCGCGCTGGGCGACCTCCTGCGCCTCCTCGACGCCGCCGGCCTCGAGCACGCGCTGCACGTGACGAGCGGTCCGGGCCACGCCACCGCGCTGGCCGCGGACGCCCCGCCCGGCGCCACCGTCGTCGCCGCGGGCGGCGACGGCACCGTGCACGAGGTGGTGACGGGGCTGCTGTGCGCCGAGGGCGCCCGGCGGGTCCGCAGCCGCGCGCTCGGCGTCGTGCCCCTCGGCTCCGGCGACGACTTCGCCCACGCCCTGGGCCTCGCGCGCGGGGACGTGGCCGCCTCCGTGGCGCGCCTGGCCGCCGGCGAGCGCCGCCGCGTTGACCTCGCCTTCGTGAACGGCGCGCCGTTCGTGAACGCCTTCGGCACCGGCCTCGACGCCCACGTCGCCCACCGGCTCTCGAGCGCCCCGGCCTTCCTCAAGGGCCCCGCCGCCTACCTCTACGCGGTCCTGTCGAGCCTAGGCGGCGCCAGGCCCGCCGAGGCGGAGGTGCGCGTCGACGGACGGGTCGTGTTCGCCGGGCGCTCGCTGCTGGTCGCCGCGCAGAACGGTCCGCGCACCGGCGGCAGCTTCCGCTTCGCCCCCGTGGCCAGCGTCGACGACGGCCTGCTCGACGTCGTCGTGGCCGGAGACCTGAGCACGGGCGGCACGCTGGCCCTCCTCCCCCGCGTGATGCGGGGCACCCACCTCTCGCACCCCCGCGTCGCCCTGCACCGCGGGCGCAGCCTCAGCGTGGAGTGGTCGGTGCCTAGGTACGGCCACGCCGACGGTGAGTCGGCCGGTCAGGGGCGGAGCTACGTCGTAGAGCTGGAGCCGGGCGGGCTCACGGTCGTCGCCTAG
- a CDS encoding helix-turn-helix domain-containing protein has protein sequence MAGSQASSERPVRNGRPGAERDLRRCAAGEGIEVLQEKWVLHIVHALLDGPKGFNELGRIVGGCNPTTLTQRLSRLEELGVLHKEPGRAGGRCSYSLTEAGLGLERVIAAIRSWAAAHLRNGSHVRDA, from the coding sequence GTGGCCGGGTCGCAGGCGTCCTCCGAGCGCCCGGTCCGCAACGGCAGGCCCGGTGCGGAGCGCGACCTCAGGCGCTGCGCGGCGGGGGAGGGCATCGAGGTCCTCCAGGAGAAGTGGGTGCTCCACATCGTCCACGCCCTGCTCGACGGGCCCAAGGGCTTCAACGAGCTGGGCCGCATCGTCGGCGGCTGCAACCCCACCACGCTGACCCAGCGCCTCTCGAGGCTCGAGGAGCTGGGCGTGCTGCACAAGGAGCCCGGCCGCGCCGGCGGGCGCTGCAGCTACTCGCTCACCGAGGCCGGCCTGGGCCTCGAGCGCGTCATCGCCGCCATAAGGAGCTGGGCCGCGGCGCACCTGCGCAACGGCTCGCACGTCAGGGACGCCTAG
- a CDS encoding rhomboid family intramembrane serine protease, whose product MIPLRDANPAHGRPYLTWAIVAANVLVFLYMGSIGDFFTLLGFVADFGFVPAEFVRSPGDSLLSLFTSLFLHGGWAHLLSNMVFLVVFGDNVEDRFGRVGFLFFYLLGGAVATLTHTLFAGPSPVPLVGASGAISAVLGAYIALFPRQQVLTFVPPLFLPWLALSLLARVPRFFLFWLPAWVFIGYWALLQLLEAGASLRLPAGEGGVAWWAHVGGFVFGLVWTNVVARGRRR is encoded by the coding sequence ATGATCCCGCTGCGGGACGCGAACCCGGCGCACGGCCGGCCGTACCTGACGTGGGCGATCGTCGCCGCCAACGTGCTCGTGTTCCTCTACATGGGCAGCATCGGCGACTTCTTCACGCTGCTCGGCTTCGTCGCCGACTTCGGCTTCGTGCCCGCGGAGTTCGTCCGCTCACCCGGCGACTCGCTGCTCAGCCTCTTCACCAGCCTCTTCCTGCACGGGGGCTGGGCCCACCTGCTGTCGAACATGGTGTTCCTCGTCGTGTTCGGCGACAACGTCGAGGACCGCTTCGGCCGCGTGGGGTTCCTGTTCTTCTACCTGCTCGGCGGCGCCGTCGCGACCCTGACCCACACGCTCTTCGCCGGTCCCTCCCCGGTGCCGCTCGTGGGGGCCTCCGGCGCGATCAGCGCGGTGCTGGGCGCCTACATCGCCCTCTTCCCGCGCCAGCAGGTGCTCACGTTCGTGCCGCCGCTGTTCCTCCCCTGGCTGGCGCTGTCGCTGCTGGCGAGGGTGCCGCGGTTCTTCCTGTTCTGGCTGCCCGCCTGGGTGTTCATCGGCTACTGGGCACTGCTGCAGCTCCTCGAGGCCGGCGCCTCGCTGCGCCTGCCCGCCGGCGAGGGCGGCGTGGCGTGGTGGGCGCACGTGGGCGGCTTCGTCTTCGGCCTGGTGTGGACGAACGTCGTCGCGCGCGGGCGGCGGCGCTGA
- a CDS encoding HAD family hydrolase — protein MIRAVCFDLDGTLGGYAGDFGGLMAMARTELGLERCDMNRFTSIVQQELTSDGPLDLTTALERTLERLEQRPPPGLEDVAASITARYASEVRPAPGAAQLLEHLDGSGVRLGLVTNGPVDMQRAALGALGFEKRFRVVIVSGDRDVAARKPSRRVFGLACTGLETLPEETLMVGDDPVVDVRGALDYGMQAVLVGSDRDGRELGVASVGGMEPLAALLRSRYGL, from the coding sequence GTGATCAGGGCTGTCTGCTTCGACCTCGACGGCACGCTCGGCGGCTACGCCGGCGACTTCGGCGGCCTGATGGCCATGGCGCGCACCGAGCTCGGGCTCGAGAGGTGCGACATGAACCGGTTCACCTCCATCGTCCAGCAGGAGCTGACGAGCGACGGGCCCCTCGACCTCACCACGGCGCTGGAGCGCACGCTCGAGAGGCTCGAGCAGCGACCGCCGCCCGGGCTCGAGGACGTGGCGGCGTCGATCACGGCCCGCTACGCCTCGGAGGTGCGCCCGGCGCCGGGCGCGGCGCAGCTCCTCGAGCACCTCGACGGCTCCGGCGTGAGGCTCGGCCTCGTCACGAACGGGCCGGTGGACATGCAGCGGGCCGCGCTGGGGGCCCTCGGCTTCGAGAAGCGCTTCCGCGTCGTGATCGTCTCCGGCGACAGGGACGTGGCCGCGCGCAAGCCGTCGCGGCGCGTGTTCGGCCTGGCCTGCACGGGGCTCGAGACCCTCCCGGAGGAGACGCTGATGGTGGGCGACGACCCCGTCGTCGACGTGCGGGGCGCGCTCGACTACGGCATGCAGGCGGTGCTCGTAGGCTCCGACCGCGACGGCAGGGAGCTCGGCGTCGCGTCGGTGGGCGGCATGGAGCCGCTGGCGGCCCTCCTCAGGTCGCGCTACGGCCTGTAG
- a CDS encoding response regulator, whose product MGSRQYLIADPDPGQRQLLDLLLSDGESTIAQVESAKQALEFLRTNTPALVVLAYELPGMAGTEVCKRLKLVARLQHVPVIVTVDPGEAFGVPEEVRAAAEDAGVDLLVPKPLGDKALRERATRLILAAELRQARAPARVKHDTAVIEESLKELDARQAGGAARPAAPGQDGQAQGARPAPRAPGGEAEEIERLRGENAKLKQRLLALQDQNDRLRAEVEELKRSRRGLFGRRR is encoded by the coding sequence ATGGGCTCCCGGCAGTACCTCATCGCCGACCCAGACCCGGGACAGAGGCAGCTCCTCGACCTCCTGCTCTCCGACGGGGAGAGCACGATCGCCCAGGTCGAGAGCGCGAAGCAGGCGCTCGAGTTCCTCAGGACGAACACGCCGGCCCTGGTGGTGCTGGCGTACGAGCTCCCCGGCATGGCGGGCACCGAGGTGTGCAAGCGCCTGAAGCTCGTGGCGCGCCTGCAGCACGTGCCCGTGATCGTGACCGTGGACCCGGGCGAGGCCTTCGGCGTGCCGGAGGAAGTGAGGGCGGCGGCCGAGGACGCCGGCGTCGACCTGCTCGTGCCCAAGCCGCTGGGCGACAAGGCGCTGCGGGAACGCGCGACGCGCCTGATCCTCGCCGCCGAGCTGAGGCAGGCCCGCGCGCCGGCCCGCGTGAAGCACGACACCGCCGTGATCGAGGAGTCACTGAAGGAGCTCGACGCGCGCCAGGCGGGCGGCGCCGCGAGGCCCGCCGCGCCGGGCCAGGACGGCCAGGCGCAGGGCGCCCGCCCCGCTCCGCGGGCTCCGGGGGGTGAGGCCGAGGAGATCGAGCGCCTGCGCGGCGAGAACGCCAAGCTCAAGCAGCGACTCCTGGCCCTGCAGGACCAGAACGACAGGCTGCGCGCGGAGGTCGAGGAGCTGAAGCGCTCACGGCGCGGTCTCTTCGGCCGCCGGCGCTAG
- a CDS encoding S-layer homology domain-containing protein: MKKLAVTLLAAVLASGAFAQASFPDIPANHWAGDAVDRIADLGIVIGFPDGTFRGNEAFTRYQAALVVSRLLDVLSENLDAALALSRADIESLRNAVQELSSDLSAQGVRLSSAESAIAGLSDEVSAQGERLSSAESAIAGLSDEVAATAARLDELEARLSEAGGVDPAVLRDLQNQIASQRVAIDTAQAQADAAAARADEAYSLANQANTQATQNAEQIAALNRLAQVLSERIDDLESALGEVGGPVAPSDNAALSDAIERNRSDIANLREFVILLNRNQVALRDRVAALEASDAEQSAAIAALEDRVTALEENPLGITGSISVSYFVGRVLGNPFDVDRVYGLNNERDMGASVFSSGAAELDGDSSSSSNYRTEVGEVAQDRHDIEQTSGTASATLSLTFSAGSTFDGAGSPNALNSFEAVLVIDIESQDFDTNGGNFGQPINLFRIDEFTTTFSPIGAAPLTFQFGTDVETGFTPYVVATDDPGFVATVADVDFLSFVDPTLTVVYTTPAQDTYLRGARLTLSPFEGVTLGGSFAQQAENAADKDDVLADNVTTTVWGVDGSVSLSVFDLGFEWANGSSTNPALTAESVLYATLDVDTAGAGIPILSSLGANYRSIGDQWTANGYNLGADDGGFPFAEDQTGFGVNASLALFILDLDAYFDSYGTTAGDSVTAFGVDASADLFAGFSLGGFFHQASVNGTVVDDVRTFIDGNENPVALAGADVERDDNFNTGFGVSLTHDGDAENALVHGLNLEASYSQLDADFSRTLLEVNADMDLTVSIVTVTPYVGYTMDNDSDTLSDDYTELRVGAGLSTEPLNVYTQPSLVGAVNYRTANYSDAQTFTATELQWSVGLVLNQFIFDHSTLTAKYGSWTGTNINNATNTRGAGDFATDISGGDVAGTGTQSTSGYEVIWNYFDLEFAYGVYQNDNNGVGSSAQAFSIAYTVDLQ, translated from the coding sequence ATGAAGAAGCTCGCAGTAACGCTCTTGGCAGCAGTGCTGGCGAGCGGCGCTTTCGCCCAGGCTTCGTTCCCGGACATCCCGGCGAACCACTGGGCCGGCGACGCCGTCGACCGCATCGCTGACCTAGGCATCGTCATCGGCTTCCCCGACGGGACGTTCCGTGGTAACGAGGCCTTCACCCGTTACCAGGCCGCCCTCGTGGTCAGCCGACTCCTCGACGTGTTGAGCGAGAACCTGGACGCTGCCCTGGCTCTGTCGCGGGCCGACATCGAGTCGCTGCGCAACGCGGTCCAGGAGCTCTCGTCCGACCTCTCCGCCCAGGGCGTACGCCTCTCCTCGGCTGAGTCCGCCATCGCGGGCCTGTCCGACGAGGTCTCCGCCCAGGGCGAGCGTCTCTCCTCGGCTGAGTCCGCCATCGCGGGTCTCTCCGACGAGGTCGCCGCCACCGCGGCTCGCCTCGACGAGCTCGAAGCGCGCCTGAGCGAAGCGGGCGGCGTCGATCCGGCGGTCCTCCGTGACCTCCAGAACCAGATCGCGTCGCAGCGCGTCGCCATCGACACGGCGCAGGCCCAGGCCGACGCCGCCGCCGCGCGCGCGGACGAGGCCTACAGCCTCGCCAACCAGGCCAACACCCAGGCCACCCAGAACGCCGAGCAGATCGCGGCGCTCAACCGCCTGGCCCAGGTCCTGAGCGAGCGCATCGACGACCTCGAGTCCGCCCTCGGCGAGGTCGGCGGTCCCGTCGCCCCGAGCGACAACGCCGCCCTGTCCGACGCCATCGAGCGGAACCGCAGCGACATCGCCAACCTGCGCGAGTTCGTCATCCTCCTGAACCGCAACCAGGTCGCCCTGCGCGACCGCGTCGCGGCGCTGGAGGCCAGCGACGCCGAGCAGAGCGCCGCCATCGCGGCCCTCGAGGACCGCGTCACCGCGCTCGAGGAGAACCCGCTCGGCATCACGGGCAGCATCTCGGTCAGCTACTTCGTCGGCCGCGTGCTGGGCAACCCGTTCGACGTCGACCGCGTCTACGGCCTGAACAACGAGCGCGACATGGGCGCCTCGGTGTTCTCGTCCGGCGCTGCCGAGCTCGACGGCGACTCCAGCTCCTCGTCCAACTACCGGACGGAGGTCGGCGAGGTCGCGCAGGACCGCCACGACATCGAGCAGACCTCGGGCACCGCCTCGGCGACGCTGAGCCTCACCTTCAGTGCGGGCTCCACGTTCGACGGCGCCGGCAGCCCGAACGCGCTCAACTCGTTCGAGGCCGTCCTGGTCATCGACATCGAGTCGCAGGACTTCGACACGAACGGCGGCAACTTCGGCCAGCCGATCAACCTGTTCCGCATCGACGAGTTCACGACGACGTTCTCGCCCATCGGCGCCGCCCCGCTGACCTTCCAGTTCGGCACCGACGTCGAGACCGGCTTCACCCCGTACGTCGTGGCCACCGATGACCCCGGCTTCGTCGCCACCGTGGCGGACGTCGACTTCCTCAGCTTCGTCGACCCGACGCTCACGGTCGTCTACACGACGCCGGCCCAGGACACCTACCTGCGCGGCGCGCGCCTGACGCTCTCGCCCTTCGAGGGCGTGACGCTGGGCGGCAGCTTCGCTCAGCAGGCCGAGAACGCCGCCGACAAGGACGACGTCCTCGCCGACAACGTCACCACGACCGTGTGGGGCGTCGACGGCAGCGTCAGCCTCAGCGTGTTCGACCTCGGCTTCGAGTGGGCCAACGGCAGCAGCACGAACCCGGCCCTCACGGCCGAGAGCGTCCTGTACGCCACCCTCGACGTCGACACGGCCGGCGCCGGCATCCCGATCCTCTCGTCGCTCGGTGCCAACTACCGCAGCATCGGCGACCAGTGGACGGCCAACGGCTACAACCTCGGCGCCGACGACGGCGGCTTCCCCTTCGCCGAGGACCAGACCGGCTTCGGCGTGAACGCCAGCCTGGCGCTCTTCATCCTCGACCTCGACGCCTACTTCGACTCCTACGGCACGACCGCTGGCGACAGCGTGACGGCCTTCGGCGTCGACGCCAGCGCCGACCTGTTCGCCGGCTTCAGCCTCGGTGGCTTCTTCCACCAGGCCTCGGTGAACGGCACGGTCGTGGACGACGTCCGCACGTTCATCGACGGCAACGAGAACCCGGTGGCTCTCGCCGGCGCCGATGTCGAGCGCGACGACAACTTCAACACCGGCTTCGGCGTCTCGCTCACGCACGACGGCGACGCCGAGAACGCGCTGGTGCACGGGCTGAACCTCGAGGCGAGCTACTCGCAGCTCGACGCCGACTTCAGCCGCACGCTGCTCGAGGTGAACGCCGACATGGACCTCACGGTCTCGATCGTGACGGTCACCCCGTACGTCGGCTACACCATGGACAACGACTCCGACACGCTCAGCGACGACTACACGGAGCTGCGCGTCGGCGCCGGCCTGTCCACCGAGCCGCTCAACGTCTACACGCAGCCGAGCCTGGTCGGCGCGGTCAACTACCGCACCGCCAACTACAGCGACGCCCAGACCTTCACGGCGACGGAGCTGCAGTGGAGCGTGGGACTGGTCCTGAACCAGTTCATCTTCGACCACAGCACCCTGACCGCGAAGTACGGCTCCTGGACCGGCACGAACATCAACAACGCCACCAACACCCGTGGCGCTGGCGACTTCGCGACGGACATCAGCGGCGGCGACGTGGCCGGTACCGGCACCCAGAGCACCTCGGGCTACGAGGTCATCTGGAACTACTTCGACCTCGAGTTCGCCTACGGCGTGTACCAGAACGACAACAACGGTGTCGGCTCGTCCGCCCAGGCCTTCTCGATCGCTTACACGGTCGACCTCCAGTAA
- the minD gene encoding septum site-determining protein MinD, giving the protein MNAKAIVVTSGKGGVGKTTTTANVGAALARLGEKVCVIDTDVGLRNLDVVMGLEGRVVYDLIDVFEGRCKLKQALIRDKRVDSLFLLAASQTRDKSALSEARMKETVRTLLEDEGFDRVLIDSPAGIESGFQTAASAADGALVVVNPEVSSVRDADRIIGLLEAREIPEVRLVINRLRPEMVKRGDMLEVEDVLEILGVKLIGIVPEDERIIVSTNVGNPASLEDGGGKLGAGTAFRDIARRIKGEDVPYPSFEPQGGFLAGLRRLFGGA; this is encoded by the coding sequence GTGAACGCCAAAGCCATCGTGGTGACGTCTGGCAAGGGTGGCGTCGGCAAGACGACGACCACGGCCAACGTCGGGGCCGCACTGGCGCGCCTCGGTGAGAAGGTCTGCGTCATCGACACCGACGTCGGACTGCGCAACCTCGACGTCGTCATGGGGCTCGAGGGTCGGGTCGTCTACGACCTCATCGACGTGTTCGAGGGGCGCTGCAAGCTGAAGCAGGCCCTGATCCGCGACAAGCGCGTCGACAGCCTCTTCCTGCTGGCGGCCTCGCAGACGCGCGACAAGAGCGCGCTATCAGAGGCGCGCATGAAGGAGACCGTGCGCACCCTGCTGGAGGACGAGGGCTTCGACCGCGTCCTCATCGACAGCCCGGCCGGCATCGAGTCGGGCTTCCAGACCGCCGCCAGCGCCGCCGACGGCGCGCTCGTCGTCGTGAACCCCGAGGTCTCCAGCGTCCGCGACGCCGACCGCATCATCGGCCTGCTCGAGGCGCGCGAGATCCCCGAGGTGCGGCTGGTCATCAACAGGCTGCGGCCGGAGATGGTCAAGCGCGGCGACATGCTCGAGGTCGAGGACGTCCTCGAGATCCTCGGCGTCAAGCTCATCGGCATCGTGCCGGAGGACGAGAGGATCATCGTCTCGACGAACGTGGGCAACCCCGCGTCGCTCGAGGACGGGGGCGGCAAGCTCGGGGCCGGCACGGCCTTCCGCGACATCGCCAGACGCATCAAGGGCGAGGACGTGCCCTACCCCAGCTTCGAGCCGCAGGGCGGCTTCCTGGCCGGGCTGAGGCGCCTGTTCGGGGGCGCGTGA
- a CDS encoding UvrD-helicase domain-containing protein, with the protein MPVDELLAPLNEEQRAAVTHFQGPALVLAGAGSGKTRTVVHRIAYLLAEHDVLPQQVLAVTFTNKAAGELKERVAGLIGEPARDLWVSTFHSACLRILRTYGERIGLRPGFAIYDDGDQLDLLKEVLSGLSGMADANPRTFRSLIDRAKSNLWSPSRLREEGERAWGRIVAGLPLEAVADVYARYQERLAAANAVDFNDILGRTVQLFDEHPDVLQRVQQRAVFIHVDEYQDTNAAQYRLTQQLAETYGNLMVVGDPDQSIYAFRGADVRNILDFRRDHPDAQVYRLELNYRSVGSVLAVANAVIRQNQGRLEKELRPVKDGGEKVRLYRAADHRAEADFVARTIERRKAELGLPYQAFAVLYRTNSQSRVIEEALRRASIPARIVGGVGFYDRREVKDVLSYARAALNPADDVSWRRVLGRPKRGIGGTTEQRLVAWADRKGVPFSEALRRAAEVVPGTPAVKRAAEFVELMDDLSRQADELPAAAFLASVIDQTGYADALRREGTHEAEARLENLDELVSAVTEWQEEHQGSIADFLDEAALLASVDDRAVKAVNGEVEDDAVTLMTLHNAKGLEFPVVFLIGLEENLIPHRSATGSLQELEEERRLLYVGITRAQDELYLVHAESRLAFGRTEPTRPSRFLEDIPRDHVVETDVFGQELATAGSRSKFGRDVWRPPVLPQSSLRGSGDAGSLPTFRGGERVRHPKFGTGTVVGLSGEGARTEITVVFESAGAKRLLLKYASLARA; encoded by the coding sequence GTGCCCGTCGACGAGCTGCTAGCACCCCTGAACGAGGAACAACGCGCCGCCGTGACCCACTTCCAGGGGCCGGCCCTCGTGCTCGCGGGAGCCGGGTCGGGCAAGACCCGCACCGTCGTGCACCGCATCGCCTACCTGCTCGCCGAGCACGACGTCCTGCCCCAGCAGGTGCTGGCAGTGACGTTCACGAACAAGGCGGCCGGCGAGCTGAAGGAGCGCGTGGCGGGCCTCATCGGCGAGCCGGCCAGGGACCTGTGGGTCTCGACGTTCCACTCCGCCTGCCTGCGGATCCTGCGCACCTACGGGGAGCGCATCGGCCTCAGGCCCGGCTTCGCGATCTACGACGACGGCGACCAGCTCGACCTCCTCAAGGAAGTGCTGAGCGGCCTCTCCGGCATGGCCGACGCCAACCCCCGCACGTTCCGCTCGCTGATCGACAGGGCGAAGTCGAACCTGTGGAGCCCGTCGCGCCTGCGGGAGGAGGGGGAGCGCGCCTGGGGGCGGATCGTCGCGGGGCTGCCCCTCGAGGCCGTCGCCGACGTCTACGCCCGCTACCAGGAGCGCCTCGCCGCCGCCAACGCCGTCGACTTCAACGACATCCTCGGCCGCACCGTGCAGCTCTTCGACGAGCACCCCGACGTCCTGCAGCGCGTGCAGCAGCGCGCCGTGTTCATCCACGTCGACGAGTACCAGGACACCAACGCCGCCCAGTACCGCCTCACGCAGCAGCTCGCCGAGACCTACGGCAACCTCATGGTCGTGGGCGACCCCGACCAGAGCATCTACGCCTTCCGCGGCGCCGACGTGCGCAACATCCTCGACTTCCGCCGCGACCACCCCGACGCCCAGGTCTACAGGCTCGAGCTGAACTACCGCTCGGTGGGCAGCGTGCTCGCCGTCGCGAACGCCGTGATCAGGCAGAACCAGGGCCGCCTCGAGAAGGAGCTGAGGCCGGTCAAGGACGGGGGCGAGAAGGTCAGGCTCTACCGCGCCGCCGATCACCGCGCCGAGGCCGACTTCGTGGCCCGCACGATCGAGCGCCGCAAGGCCGAGCTGGGCCTGCCCTACCAGGCCTTCGCCGTGCTGTACCGGACGAACTCGCAGTCGCGCGTGATCGAGGAGGCGCTGAGGCGCGCCAGCATCCCGGCCCGCATCGTCGGCGGCGTCGGCTTCTACGACAGGCGCGAGGTCAAGGACGTCCTCTCCTACGCGCGCGCGGCCCTCAACCCCGCCGACGACGTCTCCTGGCGCCGCGTCCTCGGTCGGCCCAAGCGCGGCATCGGCGGCACCACCGAGCAGCGCCTCGTCGCCTGGGCGGACCGCAAGGGCGTCCCCTTCTCGGAGGCGCTGCGCCGCGCCGCCGAGGTCGTGCCCGGCACGCCGGCCGTGAAGCGCGCCGCCGAGTTCGTGGAGCTGATGGACGACCTCTCGCGCCAGGCCGACGAGCTGCCCGCCGCCGCGTTCCTGGCGTCCGTCATCGACCAGACCGGCTACGCCGACGCCCTGCGCCGCGAGGGCACGCACGAGGCCGAGGCCCGCCTGGAGAACCTCGACGAGCTCGTCTCGGCCGTCACCGAGTGGCAGGAGGAGCACCAGGGCAGCATCGCCGACTTCCTCGACGAGGCGGCGCTGCTCGCCAGCGTCGACGACAGGGCGGTGAAGGCCGTGAACGGCGAGGTGGAGGACGATGCGGTCACGCTCATGACCCTCCACAACGCCAAAGGGCTCGAGTTCCCCGTGGTCTTCCTCATCGGTCTGGAGGAGAACCTGATCCCGCACCGCAGCGCCACGGGCAGCCTGCAGGAGCTCGAGGAGGAGCGGCGGCTGCTCTACGTGGGCATCACGCGCGCCCAGGACGAGCTCTACCTCGTCCACGCCGAGTCGCGCCTGGCGTTCGGCCGCACGGAGCCGACGCGGCCCAGCCGCTTCCTCGAGGACATCCCCCGCGACCACGTCGTCGAGACCGACGTCTTCGGCCAGGAGCTCGCGACGGCCGGGTCGCGCTCGAAGTTCGGACGCGACGTCTGGCGTCCGCCGGTCCTGCCCCAGTCGAGCCTGCGGGGGTCCGGCGACGCCGGGTCGCTCCCCACGTTCCGCGGCGGCGAGAGGGTGAGGCACCCGAAGTTCGGCACGGGCACGGTCGTCGGCCTCTCCGGCGAGGGGGCCCGCACCGAGATCACGGTGGTCTTCGAGTCGGCCGGCGCCAAGCGCCTGCTGCTGAAGTACGCCAGCCTGGCGAGGGCCTGA
- a CDS encoding NADH-quinone oxidoreductase subunit 15, with protein MDERQVAFYRAWAEMLEWMREYAASREGAAFTKESDFPDYIYRMERPYDLPTTIMVASLSDPATGLPVLMANASPRHAVFKEVVLHPYDSHVYRKLTLAPDGSGLAEGRRRFTRDMLFALADDLFGVGEPVAG; from the coding sequence ATGGACGAGAGGCAGGTCGCCTTCTACCGCGCCTGGGCCGAGATGCTCGAGTGGATGAGGGAGTACGCCGCCAGCCGCGAGGGCGCCGCCTTCACGAAGGAGTCCGACTTCCCGGACTACATCTACAGGATGGAGAGGCCCTACGACCTGCCCACGACGATCATGGTGGCGAGCCTCTCCGACCCCGCGACGGGCCTGCCGGTGCTGATGGCGAACGCCAGCCCCCGGCACGCCGTGTTCAAGGAGGTCGTCCTGCACCCGTACGACAGCCACGTCTACCGCAAGCTGACGCTGGCGCCGGACGGGAGCGGGCTCGCCGAGGGTCGCCGCAGGTTCACGCGGGACATGCTCTTCGCGCTCGCCGACGACCTCTTCGGGGTGGGCGAGCCCGTGGCCGGCTGA
- the minE gene encoding cell division topological specificity factor MinE encodes MFGLFRRRRSKDELKERLKLVLTYDRAKLSPGSMEDLKRELLSVIKKHFPAADADYDVRVEQQGERMVLIANLPVKGA; translated from the coding sequence ATGTTCGGCCTGTTCCGGCGCCGCCGCTCCAAGGACGAGCTCAAGGAGCGGCTCAAGCTGGTCCTCACCTACGACAGGGCGAAGCTCTCGCCCGGCAGCATGGAGGACCTCAAGCGGGAGCTGCTGTCGGTGATCAAGAAGCACTTCCCCGCCGCCGACGCCGACTACGACGTGCGCGTCGAGCAGCAGGGCGAGCGCATGGTGCTGATCGCGAACCTCCCCGTCAAGGGGGCCTGA